The window tttagtgaatttgaagttactaatttatttatctattattatattaataaaattttaatatataatttatatatttaatataaagttgaaagttattttgttgttatctatattacaaaaataaataaagagacGAATTAGGAGTCATAAATAgaacaatataaattttattgagtTTTCGGGTCAGTCCATCGGATTTTCGGATTTGaccctaacgggttgcgggttaatagggttgtaattttattgggttatatattttcaaccctaagcctataaatttggcgggTAATCGGGCCAACCCACGGGTTGGTGGCTGCAATAAGAGCATTTCCAACTGTACTGCAAAACCTATGGAAAGATattaatattcttttgggtttgagtttagcGTAAATAATTGgagcaaaattaatatttagtgtgagatttacactaaaatagaTTTGAGTTTAGTGAAATGGTTGGAGACACTGGCGGAGCCACGGTGGGGCCTGGGGGGCCAGCCATTTGAAttatcctatatatatattatatatgtatagaaaaCTTAAAAATGAAGCAGTAGTGCAGTTGGCTTGTATATCAGGCATTCACACAATTGGGCTGGGTTCGAATCCTTCTCACGTATCACTTTCAATAGTACTATgatctttattataaaaatattaatttttaacttttttcgATGTCAACATTGTTATCGTATCTCCAAATTTTCTATTACTCATCCACTAATTATTTACTCATTTTCTATCTCTAGTGCGCAACGCACTACTTATGTCAAAGCTATTTCCGTGTCGTTGAGACGGAAACactcaacaaattttaatatagtaatttGGGCCCCCAGATTAAAAtcctggctccgccactggttggagatggtctaacaTCCCTAAAAATTATGGAAAGATAACAAGGTTTGAAAGTTTGAAAGCTCTGCATTGTGGAATCCAAACACAAGGTTATTCAACCGctggaaattgaaattgaattcgAGGTATATTCAATTTGGtgttaaatatatttgaattgaaatcGAGTATGGCtggaaatttgaattgaatttgagatctaccaattttgatatttaagatttgattcttgtgattgaatatgtTAGATGTTGCGCAGCGTctgttttttatgaatatgatTAGCTAAGATTTGTGTGCTTTGTTTTCGGAAGGGGATTCTGCTATATGTGATGATGAATGAAAGTAATCCACATTTTGCTAAAACTGATGGCTTAGCtgtaagaaaagaaaagaaacagaGAGATATGTTGTTAACAACCAAGGCAGATCTGTTTGCAAATCTACCGGAAGAGATTACGATAGCTATCTTAGGTAGACTCCCGATTAGGAGCGTTATGACGTGCAAGTGTGTTCTTAAATCATGGCGCCATCTGATTGAGGGGGATGAGTTTGGGATGTCGTATACTCCCAAACCAGGCCTAGCTTTCGTTTATCGAGACATGGAAATGCGGTACAATGTCTGCAATGAGGCCTTAGAGCCACTCTTCCGATTCGATTCACCTTCTCACATTCAATTTTCAGCTAATAACCGTCGTGTTATAGTTGCTTCAGATAATGGTTTGCTTTCAGCGTGGGATCGATGGGCTAAAGTTCTATTTATATGCAATCCAATGACTCGTGAATATGTCGAGCTTCCTCCTATATCTACTAGTATATTTACTTCCCTTTTTGGCTTTGGAACGAGCAAAATAAGTGGAcaatataagattttatatggGAATCGGGATAGTTGTCATGTATACACTATAGGGAGAGGCGCCGGGTTGTGGAGAAGCGTCGTAGCAGCACAACCAGGTTTCAATCGCATGAATCGCGGTTGTGCTGCATTTTTGAATGGAAATCTTCACTGGTTCGCATATGATTCGGAAGATAATTTCTTCGTTTGTTGCTTTGATATTGAAACTGAGCTCTTTACCAGTTTTTCAATTCCTTGTGATTACAATGGCAAAAGCGAAGGCAACAATCAACTATATATTTTGGAGGGTCAGCTATATTTATGCAGTATTATAGATTTTCAGCATGTTGTTATTTGGAAAATGAACATCTACGGGGATGAGAATTCTTGGATAAAGGAATATGACTTCAACTTGCTCGAACAATGTGCACATACGTACATGCTCGAAATTTTGGTGAATGGTGACTTGTTGTTTGCAAATACAAGTGCTTGTTCTTTTTCCTCATGGGATGAGCTATTTATCTATTCCAAAAACACCGGAGCTCTTGGGAGATATGTGCCATGTTATAGTTCTCAACAAACTTCTTCTAAACTTGCTGTTTTCACCCCAAGCTTGATTTCGCTCACAGCCATGGGGTTTCAGAATGTTCAGTCACTAAGCTTTAATTAGTCAAACATAAGAATTGATtgttatgtattttatttatttatatgattctTATTTACTGAATCATAAACTTCTCGGTTATCTATCAAATTGTCATCATTTGTGGCTCAACAAATTTCCATATTATATTACATTGGCTGTGATTGTAGCTCacaaaaattgttgtataactTTTCATTATTCTTTAATCAGTGTGCGTTGCTTTCTGTTATTTCTTAAacctttcatttttgtttttttaactaaattaattcttagaaactttctatttcTAAGAGGGAGACAGCACTTGAAAAAGTTTTGAAAGCTCTGCATCGCAGAATCCAAACACCGctgaaaattggaattgaattcgggtataacaaattttgtgtTAAATCTTTGATCCTTGTGATGAATATGGCtagaaatttgaattgaattcgaggtataatgtataaaatttgtcacaattTGTGGTATTTAACAAATTTGAAGGAATTGAATACTGTCACAAAAATATCGTTGTGCAATTAATTACTGATAGCAACTTTATAGTCTTGTCCCATTTCTAACATCAATTTTAATAGGTTTCAATTACAGTGTAAACTTCGATTAAGTTTATTTTACAGtctaaatttgaaaagaagTTTCAATTACAACTAAAACGAGCAAAAATAACAATGTCAAATTTGTTGCTAATCTTGTCATTTCATAATAAGTTTTGTTTGATTGATGCATAGATTTTATGGTTGAGAACTTAGGACAAATTTTGACCGACAGCCATTgcttttctctatttttcaattaaacttATTCATTATTCAACCAAAATTATTAGAGACATAGAGTATTACCTTAACCTTTGTTTTACCAGAGTTGACAAAGCTCAAGCACAAATCGATCgaatcttattttattgaattgtaTTAATCTGTCATCTTTAGCTTATGTTCCAAAATGGTATCAATGTTagtgtttgtttttattgaattgtaTTAATCTGTCATCTTTAGCTTATGGTCTCTTGTTGAAATTAATCTATGGAATCGAATCttaagtactactccctccgtcccgcttaagatgacacgttttcctttttagtttgtcccaactaagatgacacatttccttttttagaaattttctctctccaattaatacactcaaccaNNNNNNNNNNNNNNNNNNNNNNNNNNNNNNNNNNNNNNNNNNNNNNNNNNNNNNNNNNNNNNNNNNNNNNNNNNNNNNNNNNNNNNNNNNNNNNNNNNNNATTACCTTTCATTTTCATgaaatatagagagagagagatatttaaataattacttaatAATCTGAAATTTGGAATGGCTCAAAACATATTATTCATAAGTCCTTTCAACTTTTCTTGATTACCAAAAAGTTGACACTCATCTTTATTTCAAGCACtcaaacaattatttttttctattgctttatctataaaaaaaatttatgagtTCGATAATTATCTTTCCAACAACTGCACATCATTGCAAGAgacaaaaaaatgttagaCAAATGTATGGGTAACTATTGTCTCTATTTTATAACAATAACATATTTCATAATGAAAGTTAGTTGAGTTTAGGTTTAGCACAAAATCATAAAACCATAAAGTTCATCCACCAACTAGTAATTTGCAAAACATAGGTAGATAACTGCAATAATGTGTTTTTGACTTATTATTATAAAGGCAATACTTAAATCTCAACTAAAATCATTACTAcaatttttacattttgtaTTCTGTAATGGTTATTAATTTTTCGAGGCGAAAAATATCACACTacctaaaatttaatcaaataaaatgaatctTTCGTTGAGCTCAAACTTATTTTCATAATGATGattcaaataatcaatttaCATTATGCAAAAAAGTCTTACCAACTTGTGTATAGAGTAACATTAGTTAATTAGCCCTACTATAATTCATAGATTTGATTTTAGctttgtttagtttatttgtATAACTTAATTTAACTTCgacttaatttgatttatggtttaaatgaaaaaatcaatTGTAGCATGAGCTTTACCAcacttttcaatttcaactcaaactttgagaaattgtttaattacAGTCAACAACAATATGACAAATttgttagtaatttaattcaatttcattttattacagATACGTCTAATCAATACACACACTAAAAGGTCAGTCAACACTAAAAGACAAGAATAATGCGGAGTACTCACTGATTTTCGTTGAAAAACAATGACgaattttacttaaaaaatcgTCATCGATATACAACTAATTTGTAAGTAAATTGTTGGACTAGTGTACAATTTTCCATACTgatattatcaattaaattcatGCATTATTCAAATGATTCTTCTTATAAAACTACATGAagcaataatatatttttcaaaaatttctacccataaataaactaaatcaaatctcaagctataattaaaaatttatcaaatttttcaagttataaaatatgttaaattaaagttgaaggatataattaatcaaacaaaCTAAACTTAAAAacctttattattatttaaccacaataaatactccaaaaaaaatgacagAAAAGAAGCCACATGGCTTAGCTGGCCTTGAAGCAGATGGCTGTTACTTTCAAAATTCATGGCCtcaattataaaagaaaaaggaaacgaAAACGATTATCAAAGATATCTCATTTCCTTATTCTGATTAAGAtacaattatttgaaaaaaaattgttactGACTTTAAAGAATTTGGAATCTCTATGCAATGAGTATGTTTGAAGGCAACGGACCCACATGCCAATTTACTTGTGCTTCAGTTCAGAGCTGCAATTGATGAgtttccccaaaaaaaaatttgatctttttcagacagtaataattaattaggtgaTTTAAATGGGGGTTTCTCCCCCTCTCTAGATTTGGTTAAATGGGGTTTAAAGCTTGCGGTGTCGCATATGTCACAAAGGGCTGAGTTTTGGAATCTTCTGGTGGTTAAAGAAGTGGTTTTTGTGTCAGAGCAGCTCTGTTTCGTattctttcttgtttttggAGGGGTTGACCTCAATTTGTTGTCTGATTCAATTCTTTTTTGTATCGGTATATATCCCAAGTGGGATTCAGATTTTGGGTCGGTTTCAATTGGGTGTGTGAAGTGTTTTGGGATAGAGACAAGAgttatgagagagagaagaaatcaCCCATCTGGATTTTGCTGCATTGATTGCAGCTTTTGGTGAAATCTACAATTGGAGCCTTTTTCTTGAGTTTTTGAGCTCTGTGTTATTCTCTTTGTTCAGAGAGTTTAGAAGAAGATCTGTGTAATTAgcaaattttaagtttttttgaGTTTAAAGAGATGGCTTGTATGAAGTTGGGATCCAAAACTGATGCATTTCGGCGCCAAGGGCAAGCCTGGTTTGTTTCTTCACTAAGtcctctttttatttcttatttttaagtGTTATCTTTGTCCAAAAATGACTGGTTTTCTTTGAATTCTTGATTGCCTCTGTGTCTGAATTAGGACTAAAGAAAATGAGCTGAGTTTTGTGTTTAggcttttttgtttgtttcttcACTTAGtcctctcttttttatttcttatttttaagtGTTATCAATGTCCAAAAATGActgtttttctttgaattcttGATTGCCTCTGTGTCTGAATTAGGACTAAAGAAAATGAGCTGAGTTTTGTGTTTAggcttttttgtttgtttcttcACTTAGTCCTctcctttttacttttttaagttttatctCTGGCCAAAAATGACTGTTTTCTATGAATTCTTGATTGCCTGTGTGTCTGAATTAGGACTGAAGAAAATGAGCTGAGTTTTGTGTTTAGGCCTTTTTGTTTGGCTCTGAAAATAGACACTTGATTTCAGTTGCTGAGTTTgttaagtttttttatatttacatgGCTGAGAACTGAGAAGTGAGAACTATAATAGTATGTGTGAGATTTGGGAATTTTTGTGACAAGTTTTGCTGATTTCAGTTGCTGAGTTcctcttttgttttgttgtttaaaatGTGAGTTATTTCTATTGATTTTCTGAATAGAAACATCCAATTTTGGGTAATAGTTTGGTTCTGTAATCTCTGTCTCAGACAAAACCTTTGCAGATTACTTCTTTAGTAGTACTCTTATGAATTTGGtattgtatatattttcaaattatctgaaaaaatattgatactGTGATAGTGCTTTGACATTAGCTTGATCTGATGTTAAATAGCAGATGTATGTATGCATTAGCTTTTTGTGTAATTCCTGTGATCGCGTCTTCTTCAACGCTTTAACAGTTGTTGCTTTTCTTTCGAGTTATATGGTGATTTGCTTCCTCACCTTTCTCCTTCTCGTTTGCTCGTAGGTTCTGCACGACTGGTCTCCCTAGTGATGTAGTTGTTGAAGTCGAGGAAATGTCGTTTCATCTTCACAAGGTATTATCTCAGTTTTTCATCTCTATCGTCGTTGGCTCTCGTTGTTTGTATATTACTTTGTTTCATAGTGTTGATTCATCTATTTGATTTCTAAtgcaaatttgtaatttagCTTAAATTGTGAGGATGGATGTGAAGGAAACAAAACCATTGTTCAagaatttgatattttttgtgtgattgAGCATAACTTGATATGGTATGTTGTTGGCTGCCCCGTTGTAGTTTCCGTTGCTCTCAAGAAGCGGGGTCATGGAGAGGCTTATCGCAGAGGCATCCGAGGGAGAAGAAGGTTGTGTCGTCAAACTCTCAGACGTTCCCGGTGGAGCAAAAACGTTTGAGCTCGTAGCTAAGTTCTGCTACGGGGTGAAACTCGAGCTCACTGCATCAAAAGTGGTGTACCTTCGGTGTGCTGCTGAGCATCTCGAAATGACTGAAGAGTATGGGGAGGGCAATCTTGTTTCTCAGACCGAGATCTTTCTCAATCAGACGGTTTTACGAAGCTGGAAGGACTCTTTGATAGCACTGCAGACGTGTGACGATGTGCTCTCTTATGCTGAACAGCTCCACATCCTGAAAAGATGCATCGACTCCTTGGCTGCGAAGGCGTGCACCGATCCTGCTCTGTTTGGGTGGCCTATGATGGAGCGTGGTGGCCCGATGCAGAGCCCGGGAGGGAGCGTGTTGTGGAACGGGATAAGCACGGGTGCTCGACCAAAACAGTCGAGTGAAGATTGGTGGTACGAGGACGTGTCGAATCTGAGCCTGCCTCTGTACAAAAGGTTGATTTCGGTGATGGAATCTCGGGGCGTGAAACAGGAGATAATTGCCGGCTCCCTCGTTTGTTATGCGAGAAAATACCTACCGGGACTAAACCGGCGCCACGGTGGAAGTGAGTCGAGGGTCGTTTCGGCCGCCTTGCTCTCGGAAGAAGATCAGAAAGCTCTCCTCGAAGAGATCGATCGCTTGCTTCCCCTGCAGAAGGATCTTGTTCCGACGAAATTCCTGTTCGGTCTTCTCAGAACGGCTAGATTCCTCCGAGCCGACGCCTCGTGCATATCAAACCTGGAGAAACGGATAGGGATGCAGCTCGATCAGGCGACGCTCGAGGACCTGCTTATGCCAAACGTCTCTTACACGATGGAGACCTTGTACGACGTGGACTGCGTTCAGCGGATTCTCGAGCATTTCTTGACCATGGATCAGATGGTTGGTGATGCATCTCCTGGCTCAGTCGATGATGGCCAGTTGATGGAATCAGCATCACTAACACCTATCACCATGGTGGCCAAGTTAATCGACGGATACCTCGCCGAGGTCGCCCCTGACGTTAACCTGAAACACCCCAAGTTTCACTCGCTCGCCTCTATCGTGCCAGAGTACGCGCGGCCCTTGGACGACGGTCTTTATCGCGCCATCGACGTCTATCTCAAGgtaactatatattttagtataattatataaattcgGTATATAGCGTTATAATGGATTTTCGGTATACTGTATgtgaaaattaattcataacgTTATTGTGCcgaaaattcatatttttcggtattttttggATACGATAAGTGTGGTATATCGGTAAATCTTTTTTCCACCCCTAGTGTAACCACTCATTGATTGATGAAAATTGCAACATTTCAATCAACTAAACAATTCATTCTCTCACATACAGTCTCACCCATGGTTGGCCGAGTCCGAGCGCGAGCAGCTGTGCCGGCTGATGGACTGCCAGAAGCTCTCGCTCGAAGCCTGCACCCACGCAGCCCAGAACGAGAGGCTGCCGCTGAGAGTAATAGTCCAAGTCCTCTTCTTCGAGCAGCTGCAGCTGAGAACCTCCATCGCGGGCTGCTTCCTCGTCTCTGAAAACCTCGACGGCTCGAGACAGCTGAGGAGTGGGCTGATGGGGGCGAACGAGGGGGGCTGGGCCACCGCGGTGAGGGAAAACCAAGTCCTGAAAGTCGGGATGGATAGCATGAGGATGAGGGTGTCCGAGCTCGAGAAGGAGTGCTCCAACATGAGGGATGCGATCGACAAGTTAGGCAAGGTGAAGGTGTCGCCGGCGTCTTCGAGCGCGTGGGGAAGCGTGTCGAAGAAGTTCGGGTTCCGGCTCAAGTCGCAAATGTGCAGTGCTCAGGAGGGATCTGTGAGCAAGCAGAATAATGGCAGCAAAAAGGTTGACAAAGTTAGAGAGAAACAAgggaaggagaagaagaaaattgtgcttttgaatgaaaagaactaatttcttgattttgattggtttCTAACATTGTTGTGTGTGATATTTGATGATTATTCTTGCCCCTTATTTCTTGTTCATTTGTAACTTAGGTAGAGTGGAAGTGTAATTGTGTGAACATATTTCTAATTTGTTTAGgtaaatcctatttttcttttcccaaGCTACTAATTTTTGTGGACATATATCttgtgcttttttttttggtttggttaTTTTTGGTCTAGTTATGGCTAATATTACCATTTGTTACTATTTTGTTACTATTATAAGTTATcaactttctattttggatttttctattataagtaaagtgattg is drawn from Salvia hispanica cultivar TCC Black 2014 chromosome 6, UniMelb_Shisp_WGS_1.0, whole genome shotgun sequence and contains these coding sequences:
- the LOC125194007 gene encoding BTB/POZ domain-containing protein At1g30440-like; the protein is MACMKLGSKTDAFRRQGQAWFCTTGLPSDVVVEVEEMSFHLHKFPLLSRSGVMERLIAEASEGEEGCVVKLSDVPGGAKTFELVAKFCYGVKLELTASKVVYLRCAAEHLEMTEEYGEGNLVSQTEIFLNQTVLRSWKDSLIALQTCDDVLSYAEQLHILKRCIDSLAAKACTDPALFGWPMMERGGPMQSPGGSVLWNGISTGARPKQSSEDWWYEDVSNLSLPLYKRLISVMESRGVKQEIIAGSLVCYARKYLPGLNRRHGGSESRVVSAALLSEEDQKALLEEIDRLLPLQKDLVPTKFLFGLLRTARFLRADASCISNLEKRIGMQLDQATLEDLLMPNVSYTMETLYDVDCVQRILEHFLTMDQMVGDASPGSVDDGQLMESASLTPITMVAKLIDGYLAEVAPDVNLKHPKFHSLASIVPEYARPLDDGLYRAIDVYLKSHPWLAESEREQLCRLMDCQKLSLEACTHAAQNERLPLRVIVQVLFFEQLQLRTSIAGCFLVSENLDGSRQLRSGLMGANEGGWATAVRENQVLKVGMDSMRMRVSELEKECSNMRDAIDKLGKVKVSPASSSAWGSVSKKFGFRLKSQMCSAQEGSVSKQNNGSKKVDKVREKQGKEKKKIVLLNEKN
- the LOC125195476 gene encoding F-box protein At5g49610-like, which encodes MNESNPHFAKTDGLAVRKEKKQRDMLLTTKADLFANLPEEITIAILGRLPIRSVMTCKCVLKSWRHLIEGDEFGMSYTPKPGLAFVYRDMEMRYNVCNEALEPLFRFDSPSHIQFSANNRRVIVASDNGLLSAWDRWAKVLFICNPMTREYVELPPISTSIFTSLFGFGTSKISGQYKILYGNRDSCHVYTIGRGAGLWRSVVAAQPGFNRMNRGCAAFLNGNLHWFAYDSEDNFFVCCFDIETELFTSFSIPCDYNGKSEGNNQLYILEGQLYLCSIIDFQHVVIWKMNIYGDENSWIKEYDFNLLEQCAHTYMLEILVNGDLLFANTSACSFSSWDELFIYSKNTGALGRYVPCYSSQQTSSKLAVFTPSLISLTAMGFQNVQSLSFN